The following coding sequences are from one Sphaeramia orbicularis chromosome 11, fSphaOr1.1, whole genome shotgun sequence window:
- the thrb gene encoding thyroid hormone receptor beta isoform X2, whose product MMNYCIPDMYEMPHTAVGGYTVQGGGDHCMYQCDGPGYGLCETQPLHHHPPCEEQVWAPTQHYSCSYAGAPPVFKSEFCSMDIPLSHFHHQPEYFQEIKADFSHLQWMQGPHRKGYIPSYLDKDELCVVCGDKATGYHYRCITCEGCKGFFRRTIQKNLNPTYACKYEGKCVIDKVTRNQCQECRFKKCIAVGMATDLVLDDSKRLAKRKLIEENRERRRKEELQKTVWDRLEPTQEEWDLIRMVTEAHMATNAQGNHWKQKRKFLSAAGVKEAKPEDIGQASMVNAPEGNKVDIEAFSQFTKIITPAITRVVDFAKKLPMFCELPCEDQIILLKGCCMEIMSLRAAVRYDPESETLTLNGEMAVTRGQLKNGGLGVVSDAIFDLGVSLSSFNLDDSEVALLQAVILLSSDRPGLTSVERIERCQEEFLLAFEHYINYRKHKLAHFWPKLLMKVTDLRMIGACHASRFLHMKVECPTELFPPLFLEVFED is encoded by the exons ATGATGAACTACTGTATACCGGATATGTATGAGATGCCCCACACAGCGGTGGGTGGGTATACTGTTCAGGGCGGTGGAGACCACTGTATGTACCAATGTGACGGACCCGGGTACGGACTCTGTGAAACCCAACCGCTGCACCACCACCCACCCTGTGAGGAGCAGGTGTGGGCCCCCACTCAGCACTACTCCTGCTCCTATGCCGGTGCTCCACCGGTTTTTAAGAGCGAGTTCTGCAGCATGGACATCCCGCTTAGTCATTTCCACCATCAGCCTGAGTATTTCCAAGAGATTAAAGCTGACTTTTCACACCTTCAGTGGATGCAGGGTCCACACAGGAAAG GGTACATACCAAGTTACCTAGACAAGGATGAGCTATGTGTAGTGTGCGGGGACAAAGCTACAGGCTACCACTATCGCTGCATTACATGCGAAGGTTGCAAG GGTTTCTTCAGGAGGACGATCCAGAAAAATCTCAACCCAACCTACGCCTGTAAATATGAGGGGAAATGCGTCATTGACAAAGTGACCAGAAACCAGTGCCAGGAATGTCGCTTCAAGAAGTGCATCGCGGTGGGAATGGCGACCGACT TGGTGTTGGACGACAGCAAGAGGCTGGCCAAGCGGAAGCTAATCGAGGAGAACCGGGAGCGCCGTCGGAAGGAGGAGCTGCAGAAGACGGTGTGGGACCGGCTGGAGCCCACCCAGGAGGAGTGGGACCTGATCCGCATGGTGACCGAGGCCCACATGGCCACCAACGCACAGGGCAACCACTGGAAGCAGAAGCGGAAATTCCTG AGTGCAGCGGGGGTGAAGGAAGCTAAg CCTGAGGATATTGGTCAAGCGTCCATGGTAAATGCGCCTGAAGGAAACAAAGTGGATATAGAAGCCTTCAGTCAGTTTACAAAAATTATCACCCCTGCCATAACCCGAGTGGTGGACTTTGCCAAAAAACTGCCTATGTTTTGTGAG CTGCCTTGTGAAGACCAGATCATCCTGTTGAAAGGCTGTTGCATGGAGATCATGTCACTGCGAGCGGCCGTTCGCTACGATCCAGAGAGCGAGACCCTCACGCTCAATGGGGAAATGGCGGTCACCCGGGGTCAGCTTAAAAATGGAGGCCTGGGCGTAGTGTCGGATGCTATCTTTGACCTTGGCGTGTCACTGTCCTCCTTTAACTTGGATGACTCCGAGGTGGCTCTGCTGCAGGCTGTCATCTTGCTTTCATCTG ATCGTCCGGGTCTGACTAGTGTGGAGCGAATCGAACGCTGCCAAGAGGAGTTCCTGCTGGCCTTTGAACATTACATCAACTACCGCAAACACAAATTGGCGCATTTCTGGCCCAAGCTGCTAATGAAGGTGACGGACCTACGGATGATCGGTGCCTGCCACGCCAGCCGATTCCTCCACATGAAAGTGGAGTGTCCCACTGAGTTATTCCCTCCTCTCTTCCTGGAGGTCTTCGAGGACTGA
- the thrb gene encoding thyroid hormone receptor beta isoform X3 has translation MSGYIPSYLDKDELCVVCGDKATGYHYRCITCEGCKGFFRRTIQKNLNPTYACKYEGKCVIDKVTRNQCQECRFKKCIAVGMATDLVLDDSKRLAKRKLIEENRERRRKEELQKTVWDRLEPTQEEWDLIRMVTEAHMATNAQGNHWKQKRKFLVEEAMLLNEITCNLFYTSDQSAAGVKEAKPEDIGQASMVNAPEGNKVDIEAFSQFTKIITPAITRVVDFAKKLPMFCELPCEDQIILLKGCCMEIMSLRAAVRYDPESETLTLNGEMAVTRGQLKNGGLGVVSDAIFDLGVSLSSFNLDDSEVALLQAVILLSSDRPGLTSVERIERCQEEFLLAFEHYINYRKHKLAHFWPKLLMKVTDLRMIGACHASRFLHMKVECPTELFPPLFLEVFED, from the exons GGTACATACCAAGTTACCTAGACAAGGATGAGCTATGTGTAGTGTGCGGGGACAAAGCTACAGGCTACCACTATCGCTGCATTACATGCGAAGGTTGCAAG GGTTTCTTCAGGAGGACGATCCAGAAAAATCTCAACCCAACCTACGCCTGTAAATATGAGGGGAAATGCGTCATTGACAAAGTGACCAGAAACCAGTGCCAGGAATGTCGCTTCAAGAAGTGCATCGCGGTGGGAATGGCGACCGACT TGGTGTTGGACGACAGCAAGAGGCTGGCCAAGCGGAAGCTAATCGAGGAGAACCGGGAGCGCCGTCGGAAGGAGGAGCTGCAGAAGACGGTGTGGGACCGGCTGGAGCCCACCCAGGAGGAGTGGGACCTGATCCGCATGGTGACCGAGGCCCACATGGCCACCAACGCACAGGGCAACCACTGGAAGCAGAAGCGGAAATTCCTG GTCGAGGAAGCTATGCTTCTTAATGAAATAACATGTAATTTATTCTATACTTCTGACCAGAGTGCAGCGGGGGTGAAGGAAGCTAAg CCTGAGGATATTGGTCAAGCGTCCATGGTAAATGCGCCTGAAGGAAACAAAGTGGATATAGAAGCCTTCAGTCAGTTTACAAAAATTATCACCCCTGCCATAACCCGAGTGGTGGACTTTGCCAAAAAACTGCCTATGTTTTGTGAG CTGCCTTGTGAAGACCAGATCATCCTGTTGAAAGGCTGTTGCATGGAGATCATGTCACTGCGAGCGGCCGTTCGCTACGATCCAGAGAGCGAGACCCTCACGCTCAATGGGGAAATGGCGGTCACCCGGGGTCAGCTTAAAAATGGAGGCCTGGGCGTAGTGTCGGATGCTATCTTTGACCTTGGCGTGTCACTGTCCTCCTTTAACTTGGATGACTCCGAGGTGGCTCTGCTGCAGGCTGTCATCTTGCTTTCATCTG ATCGTCCGGGTCTGACTAGTGTGGAGCGAATCGAACGCTGCCAAGAGGAGTTCCTGCTGGCCTTTGAACATTACATCAACTACCGCAAACACAAATTGGCGCATTTCTGGCCCAAGCTGCTAATGAAGGTGACGGACCTACGGATGATCGGTGCCTGCCACGCCAGCCGATTCCTCCACATGAAAGTGGAGTGTCCCACTGAGTTATTCCCTCCTCTCTTCCTGGAGGTCTTCGAGGACTGA
- the thrb gene encoding thyroid hormone receptor beta isoform X1, whose protein sequence is MMNYCIPDMYEMPHTAVGGYTVQGGGDHCMYQCDGPGYGLCETQPLHHHPPCEEQVWAPTQHYSCSYAGAPPVFKSEFCSMDIPLSHFHHQPEYFQEIKADFSHLQWMQGPHRKGYIPSYLDKDELCVVCGDKATGYHYRCITCEGCKGFFRRTIQKNLNPTYACKYEGKCVIDKVTRNQCQECRFKKCIAVGMATDLVLDDSKRLAKRKLIEENRERRRKEELQKTVWDRLEPTQEEWDLIRMVTEAHMATNAQGNHWKQKRKFLVEEAMLLNEITCNLFYTSDQSAAGVKEAKPEDIGQASMVNAPEGNKVDIEAFSQFTKIITPAITRVVDFAKKLPMFCELPCEDQIILLKGCCMEIMSLRAAVRYDPESETLTLNGEMAVTRGQLKNGGLGVVSDAIFDLGVSLSSFNLDDSEVALLQAVILLSSDRPGLTSVERIERCQEEFLLAFEHYINYRKHKLAHFWPKLLMKVTDLRMIGACHASRFLHMKVECPTELFPPLFLEVFED, encoded by the exons ATGATGAACTACTGTATACCGGATATGTATGAGATGCCCCACACAGCGGTGGGTGGGTATACTGTTCAGGGCGGTGGAGACCACTGTATGTACCAATGTGACGGACCCGGGTACGGACTCTGTGAAACCCAACCGCTGCACCACCACCCACCCTGTGAGGAGCAGGTGTGGGCCCCCACTCAGCACTACTCCTGCTCCTATGCCGGTGCTCCACCGGTTTTTAAGAGCGAGTTCTGCAGCATGGACATCCCGCTTAGTCATTTCCACCATCAGCCTGAGTATTTCCAAGAGATTAAAGCTGACTTTTCACACCTTCAGTGGATGCAGGGTCCACACAGGAAAG GGTACATACCAAGTTACCTAGACAAGGATGAGCTATGTGTAGTGTGCGGGGACAAAGCTACAGGCTACCACTATCGCTGCATTACATGCGAAGGTTGCAAG GGTTTCTTCAGGAGGACGATCCAGAAAAATCTCAACCCAACCTACGCCTGTAAATATGAGGGGAAATGCGTCATTGACAAAGTGACCAGAAACCAGTGCCAGGAATGTCGCTTCAAGAAGTGCATCGCGGTGGGAATGGCGACCGACT TGGTGTTGGACGACAGCAAGAGGCTGGCCAAGCGGAAGCTAATCGAGGAGAACCGGGAGCGCCGTCGGAAGGAGGAGCTGCAGAAGACGGTGTGGGACCGGCTGGAGCCCACCCAGGAGGAGTGGGACCTGATCCGCATGGTGACCGAGGCCCACATGGCCACCAACGCACAGGGCAACCACTGGAAGCAGAAGCGGAAATTCCTG GTCGAGGAAGCTATGCTTCTTAATGAAATAACATGTAATTTATTCTATACTTCTGACCAGAGTGCAGCGGGGGTGAAGGAAGCTAAg CCTGAGGATATTGGTCAAGCGTCCATGGTAAATGCGCCTGAAGGAAACAAAGTGGATATAGAAGCCTTCAGTCAGTTTACAAAAATTATCACCCCTGCCATAACCCGAGTGGTGGACTTTGCCAAAAAACTGCCTATGTTTTGTGAG CTGCCTTGTGAAGACCAGATCATCCTGTTGAAAGGCTGTTGCATGGAGATCATGTCACTGCGAGCGGCCGTTCGCTACGATCCAGAGAGCGAGACCCTCACGCTCAATGGGGAAATGGCGGTCACCCGGGGTCAGCTTAAAAATGGAGGCCTGGGCGTAGTGTCGGATGCTATCTTTGACCTTGGCGTGTCACTGTCCTCCTTTAACTTGGATGACTCCGAGGTGGCTCTGCTGCAGGCTGTCATCTTGCTTTCATCTG ATCGTCCGGGTCTGACTAGTGTGGAGCGAATCGAACGCTGCCAAGAGGAGTTCCTGCTGGCCTTTGAACATTACATCAACTACCGCAAACACAAATTGGCGCATTTCTGGCCCAAGCTGCTAATGAAGGTGACGGACCTACGGATGATCGGTGCCTGCCACGCCAGCCGATTCCTCCACATGAAAGTGGAGTGTCCCACTGAGTTATTCCCTCCTCTCTTCCTGGAGGTCTTCGAGGACTGA